The Rhododendron vialii isolate Sample 1 chromosome 5a, ASM3025357v1 genome contains a region encoding:
- the LOC131327718 gene encoding uncharacterized protein LOC131327718 yields the protein MRKNLSEFEYVEASLETPKFVKEKTPKAKVVVRQRSKANAKAGVETPDKAVDDNSPKGKAVVRTPKAAKELPRRKKPKLVGTLFVGPYLNNFSKPIQPHVKSITDVRSDGNCGHRAVAYFMHQSEHNWKTCQNDLLLEMNNHYDLYEKMTGIGGANKLRYRLSFFQDETAPEDKWMIFPDMDHVVASTYNVVVVLLSQLQCLTFLPLHSRPPSSDKIRVLGIGLVNGDHFVQVDLKSCSPLPPIANYWFKFQWEEAKEWEKLFSAQI from the exons ATGCGTAAGAACCTGTCTGAGTTTGAGTATGTTGAGGCATCCTTGGAAACTCCTAAGTTCGTGAAGGAAAAAACCCCCAAGGCTAAGGTAGTTGTGAGACAAAGGTCCAAGGCGAATGCCAAGGCGGGCGTGGAAACTCCCGACAAGGCGGTGGATGATAATAGCCCCAAGGGAAAGGCCGTTGTAAGAACCCCCAAGGCGGCCAAGGAGTTACCGAGGCGGAAGAAGCCAAAACTTGTTGGAACCCTTTTTGTAGGACCGTACCTTAATAACTTTTCGAAACCAATTCAACCGCACGTAAAATCTATTACGGATGTGAGAAGTGATGGAAATTGTGGGCACCGAGCGGTAGCTTATTTTATGCACCAATCCGAGCACAATTGGAAGACATGCCAAAATGATTTGCTCTTGGAGATGAATAACCATTATGACCTTTACGAAAAGATGACCGGTATCGGAGGTGCTAACAAGTTACGTTATAGATTGTCATTCTTTCAAGACGAAACTGCACCCGAAGACAAGTGGATGATTTTTCCTGACATGGATCACGTTGTAGCTTCTACTTATAATGTGGTGGTTGTCCTCCTATCCCAACTTCAATGCCTTACTTTCCTTCCACTCCATTCTCGTCCTCCATCATCGGACAAAATAAGGGTTCTTGGAATTGGACTCGTGAATGGAGATCACTTCGTACAG GTTGATCTAAAATCATGTTCCCCCTTGCCGCCTATTGCCAACTATTGGTTCAAATTTCAATGGGAGGAGGCCAAGGAATGGGAGAAACTTTTTTCTGCCCAAATATAA
- the LOC131327719 gene encoding protein MAIN-LIKE 1-like, with the protein MNSGLLPLCSINKNSQCNSFRISAFIERWHPETNTFHFDFGEMGLTLDDVEHLLGILVRGLPVYTEDERTPKELLMDLLGVSKEVATNAITANAVKRYAVKLSWLEMTFKEVNETNTDERVVCCARAYLLYVIGRTLFCDKSGGFVQLDLLPLLEDLDQVHTYGWGSSCLAYLYRNLGYASRRKAKQMGGFLILLEAWINEHFPTLLVVVDPEYMEELPRARRWCLHSESGTSVQHYWRVLDNLLVDEVIFYPYKDRRQNVSEIAFYTGPIRAMSYVEPYLPDRVLRQFGLLQRIPADPIAPQRASRGQHTYTVVYEWTEGFWSSPNYHLVPEDKKERTPPGIPWACTDDYIPWLRRERDVVWHLVEGVLGRVARSRFGMCWMWYRGLWAIPDLELLSCNRHCRT; encoded by the exons ATGAATTCGGGCTTGCTTCCGTTGTGTAGCATAAATAAAAACTCGCAATGCAATTCCTTTAGAATTTCTGCATTTATTGAAAGGTGGCATCCAGAGACGAACACCTTTCACTTTGACTTTGGTGAGATGGGGTTGACATTAGATGATGTAGAACATCTACTCGGGATACTTGTTCGTGGATTGCCTGTGTACACGGAGGATGAGAGGACGCCAAAAGAACTGTTAATGGATTTGCTTGGTGTGTCGAAGGAAGTAGCGACAAATGCAATTACTGCGAATGCAGTTAAACGTTATGCAGTTAAGTTGAGTTGGTTGGAGATGACTTTCAAAGAGGTAAATGAGACGAACACAGACGAGCGGGTTGTGTGTTGTGCTCGTGCGTACCTGCTATATGTCATTGGGCGCACCCTTTTTTGTGACAAGTCAGGTGGGTTTGTACAGCTTGACCTCCTTCCACTATTGGAGGATTTAGATCAGGTTCATACGTACGGATGGGGCTCTAGTTGCTTGGCATATTTGTACAGAAATCTTGGTTATGCGAGTAGGAGGAAGGCAAAGCAGATGGGTGGATTTCTTATATTACTAGAG GCGTGGATAAACGAGCACTTCCCAACGCTACTTGTTGTTGTTGACCCAGAGTACATGGAAGAGCTTCCACGGGCACGACGTTGGTGTCTGCATAGTGAGAGTGGCACTAGTGTACAACACTACTGGCGCGTGTTGGACAACTTACTTGTAGATGAG GTGATATTTTACCCGTACAAGGACCGCAGGCAAAATGTCTCTGAAATTGCTTTCTACACTGGTCCCATTCGTGCCATGTCCTATGTGGAGCCATACCTCCCCGACAGAGTCTTAAGGCAGTTTGGTCTATTACAGCGAATACCCGCAGACCCTATAGCACCTCAGCGTGCATCGAGAGGGCAGCACACCTACACTGTTGTTTACGAATGGACTGAAGGTTTTTGGTCTAGCCCAAACTACCACTTGGTGCCTGAGGATAAGAAAGAGCGTACACCACCTGGGATTCCTTGGGCGTGTACTGATGACTACATTCCGTGGTTGAGGCGAGAACGGGACGTGGTCTGGCACCTGGTGGAGGGCGTGTTAGGCAGGGTCGCGAGGAGCAGGTTCGGGATGTGTTGGATGTGGTACAGAGGGCTTTGGGCGATACCGGACTTGGAGCTGTTGAGTTGCAACAGGCACTGCAGGACGTAG